A single region of the Melopsittacus undulatus isolate bMelUnd1 chromosome 10, bMelUnd1.mat.Z, whole genome shotgun sequence genome encodes:
- the NEUROG1 gene encoding neurogenin-1, giving the protein MPADAASSGAEPPRERRRRRGRARARTEALLHTLKRSRRVKANDRERNRMHHLNAALDELRSVLPTFPDDTKLTKIETLRFAYNYIWALSETLRLAEQCLPPPPAFRGAAAPPSPGSDAGSWLSSASPSAPSLCASASGPSSPATSEDCAYAPADALRGFCGLPAAPGAPCR; this is encoded by the coding sequence ATGCCCGCGGACGCGGCCAGCAGCGGCGCGGAACCTCCGCGGGaacggcggcggcggcgcgggcgTGCGCGGGCGCGCACCGAAGCGTTGCTGCACACTCTGAAGCGCAGCCGACGGGTGAAGGCCAACGACCGTGAGCGGAACCGCATGCACCACCTCAACGCCGCCCTGGATGAGCTCCGCAGCGTCCTGCCCACCTTCCCCGACGACACCAAGCTCACCAAGATCGAGACCCTGCGCTTCGCCTACAACTACATCTGGGCCCTCTCCGAGACCCTCCGCCTGGCCGAGCAGTGCCTCCCGCCGCCCCCCGCCTTCCGCGGGGCCGCCGCTCCCCCCAGCCCCGGCAGCGACGCTGGTTCCTGGCTGTCCAGCGCCTCCCCGTCCGCCCCTTCGCTCTGCGCCTCCGCCTCCGGCCCCAGCAGCCCCGCCACCTCCGAGGACTGCGCTTACGCGCCCGCTGACGCCCTGCGCGGCTTCTGCGGGCTGCCCGCGGCCCCCGGCGCTCCCTGCCGCTAG